A genomic stretch from Anaerococcus mediterraneensis includes:
- a CDS encoding DUF3100 domain-containing protein, translated as MKKFKLHIIALAVVLVAELIGKHTFNIGIGTIVLLPMLFALIIGVLTTPKFLNIAKEDEMKKAGRLISVTLMLLMAKYGTTIGPTIDTVIKSSPALILQEFGNLGTVFLGVPLGVLLGLKREVIGGAHSISREPNVALIAEKYGLDSPEGEGVLGVYIVGTVFGTIFMGIIASILATSTPLHPLSLAMASGVGSASMMTASVGALVELFPEMADKITAFGAASNLLSGLDGVYMSVFLAIPLAEKLYSVFMRKKGRK; from the coding sequence ATGAAAAAATTTAAGTTGCATATAATTGCCCTAGCAGTAGTTTTAGTGGCAGAGCTTATTGGAAAACACACTTTTAATATAGGTATAGGTACAATAGTCCTCCTACCTATGTTATTTGCCCTAATTATAGGTGTACTTACTACACCAAAGTTTTTAAATATAGCCAAAGAAGATGAGATGAAAAAAGCCGGTAGGCTAATATCTGTAACACTAATGCTTTTAATGGCCAAATACGGCACAACTATAGGACCAACTATAGATACAGTTATAAAATCATCACCAGCACTTATCCTCCAAGAGTTTGGTAACCTTGGAACAGTATTTTTGGGAGTCCCACTAGGTGTTTTGCTTGGCCTAAAAAGAGAAGTCATAGGTGGGGCCCACTCTATATCTAGGGAGCCAAACGTAGCCTTGATTGCAGAAAAATATGGACTTGATAGCCCAGAAGGTGAAGGAGTTTTGGGAGTTTATATAGTAGGAACAGTTTTTGGTACTATTTTTATGGGAATCATCGCATCAATTCTTGCTACATCTACCCCACTTCATCCCCTATCCCTAGCTATGGCTTCTGGTGTAGGATCTGCATCAATGATGACAGCTTCTGTTGGGGCCTTGGTAGAACTTTTCCCAGAGATGGCAGATAAGATTACAGCCTTTGGTGCAGCATCTAACCTCCTATCTGGACTAGATGGAGTTTATATGTCAGTATTTTTGGCAATACCCCTTGCTGAAAAACTATATTCAGTCTTTATGAGAAAAAAAGGAAGGAAATAA
- a CDS encoding DUF340 domain-containing protein → MKFKEKVYILLITALISVIANWLGPGISPLQGIPGVLILALISVAGIGISEIMPGKIPAVAYIVTLATLVTIPAFPLSSFISYHTGNVDFTTLCTPILAYAGIYTGENLDNLKKTGPKIIILAIFVILGTYIGSAIIAQLILKAIGQI, encoded by the coding sequence ATGAAATTTAAGGAAAAAGTATATATACTTCTAATCACAGCCCTCATATCAGTCATAGCCAACTGGCTAGGACCTGGCATCAGCCCACTTCAAGGCATACCTGGTGTTTTAATCCTCGCCCTAATCTCTGTTGCAGGCATAGGTATTTCTGAGATAATGCCTGGCAAAATCCCAGCAGTAGCCTATATAGTTACCCTTGCAACCTTGGTAACTATTCCAGCCTTTCCTTTATCATCCTTTATAAGCTACCACACAGGCAATGTAGATTTTACAACACTTTGTACACCAATACTTGCCTATGCGGGTATCTATACAGGTGAAAACCTGGATAACCTAAAAAAGACCGGACCAAAAATTATTATACTAGCAATTTTTGTAATCCTCGGTACCTATATAGGATCAGCCATAATTGCTCAATTAATTTTAAAGGCCATAGGTCAAATATAG
- a CDS encoding MTH1187 family thiamine-binding protein produces MAVVEVCLIPIGTKDTSVSKYVAEAEKILAAENVKYKLNPMGTVIEADPDKAFEVIRKMQESVFDKGCDRVYTVIKMDDRRDKKASMEQKIKSVEDKL; encoded by the coding sequence ATGGCAGTAGTTGAAGTTTGCCTTATACCAATAGGCACAAAAGATACATCAGTAAGCAAATATGTAGCAGAGGCTGAAAAAATTTTGGCAGCTGAAAATGTAAAATACAAGCTAAACCCAATGGGGACAGTCATAGAGGCTGACCCTGACAAGGCTTTTGAGGTCATTAGAAAAATGCAAGAAAGTGTATTTGATAAGGGCTGTGATAGGGTATATACTGTTATCAAAATGGATGACAGGAGAGATAAGAAAGCCAGTATGGAGCAAAAAATAAAATCTGTAGAAGATAAACTATAA
- a CDS encoding M18 family aminopeptidase: MENRSLEFSKDLIKFIDESPLNYFAVNNASKILSENGYEELFEKESWDIKEGKYFVRRDDTALIAFEIGADLKNGFDIIGSHTDSPTFKVKSNPEISDSGYLKLNIEPYGGMIYSTWLDRVLSLAGKVIYKDGDEIKTSLVNIDKDLLTIPNAAIHMNREINKGYAYNPQDKLYPIVKSLGEKLEEKDYIRNLIADELSIKKEDILAFDLGLYDRQKGSIISDDLIQVGRIDNLGSVHASLMALVDSKAKRNKMIVLYDNEEIGSRTRTGAFSTFLPNVLERLAEIFGLDRQGYQIMVENSMMISADQAHAIHPSYKEYSDPTNIVKMNRGLVVKIAANGAYASSLEVLSKLERVAASLGYNLQRFHNRNDKAGGSTIGPITTGNLGIKTIDVGIPLLAMHSIRELGGVSDHYQAYEIYKGFFEEE; the protein is encoded by the coding sequence ATGGAAAATAGAAGTTTAGAATTTAGTAAAGATTTAATAAAATTTATTGACGAAAGCCCCTTAAATTATTTTGCAGTTAATAATGCTAGCAAAATTTTAAGTGAAAATGGATACGAAGAGCTTTTTGAAAAAGAGTCTTGGGATATCAAGGAGGGCAAATATTTTGTACGAAGAGATGACACTGCCCTTATAGCCTTTGAAATAGGAGCTGACCTAAAAAATGGTTTTGATATTATAGGATCCCACACAGATAGCCCAACTTTCAAGGTCAAATCCAATCCAGAGATTTCTGATAGTGGCTATTTAAAACTAAATATAGAACCTTATGGTGGGATGATCTATTCAACCTGGCTTGATAGGGTCTTATCTTTGGCAGGTAAGGTTATATATAAGGATGGAGATGAAATAAAAACAAGTCTAGTAAATATAGACAAGGACCTACTTACCATTCCAAATGCTGCTATCCACATGAATAGGGAAATAAACAAGGGCTATGCCTACAATCCTCAGGATAAATTATATCCAATTGTCAAAAGTCTAGGGGAAAAGCTAGAAGAAAAAGATTATATAAGAAATCTGATAGCAGATGAGCTTTCTATAAAAAAAGAAGACATCCTTGCCTTTGACCTTGGTCTTTATGACCGACAAAAGGGATCTATTATTTCAGATGACCTTATCCAGGTAGGTAGGATTGACAACCTTGGATCAGTTCACGCTTCCTTGATGGCCTTGGTGGATTCTAAGGCAAAAAGAAATAAGATGATAGTTTTATATGACAATGAGGAGATAGGGTCAAGGACTAGAACTGGTGCTTTTTCGACATTTTTGCCAAATGTCCTAGAAAGACTTGCAGAAATTTTTGGTCTTGATAGGCAGGGCTACCAGATCATGGTAGAAAATTCTATGATGATTTCTGCTGACCAGGCCCACGCTATCCACCCATCCTACAAGGAATATTCTGACCCAACTAATATAGTAAAAATGAACCGTGGTTTGGTTGTAAAAATTGCAGCTAATGGAGCCTACGCATCTAGTCTTGAAGTTTTATCAAAATTAGAAAGAGTAGCAGCTAGTCTAGGCTACAATTTGCAGAGATTCCACAATAGAAATGACAAGGCTGGCGGGTCAACCATAGGGCCAATTACAACTGGCAATTTGGGTATAAAAACAATAGATGTTGGTATTCCACTTCTTGCTATGCATTCTATCAGAGAGCTAGGAGGAGTCAGTGATCATTACCAAGCGTATGAAATTTATAAAGGATTTTTTGAGGAGGAATAA
- the tnpA gene encoding IS200/IS605 family transposase: MDKNSLSHTKWRCKYHIVFAPKYRRQVIYRQLRKDIGSILRELCSRKGIKIIEAELCPDHIHMLVEIPPKYSISQIMGYLKGKSSLIIFDRHANLKYKYGNRHFWCRGYYVDTVGRNEKKIKEYIQNQLKEDYYAEQISIKEYYDPFTGESVNKNK; the protein is encoded by the coding sequence TTGGACAAGAATAGTTTATCACATACCAAGTGGAGATGCAAATACCACATAGTTTTTGCACCAAAATATAGAAGACAAGTAATATACAGACAATTGAGAAAAGACATAGGCAGCATACTTCGCGAATTATGTTCAAGAAAAGGAATAAAAATAATAGAAGCAGAACTATGTCCAGATCATATCCACATGCTTGTAGAAATCCCGCCAAAATATTCAATATCACAAATAATGGGATATTTAAAAGGAAAAAGTTCGCTGATAATATTCGATAGACATGCCAATTTAAAATATAAATATGGAAACAGACACTTTTGGTGTAGAGGATACTATGTGGATACAGTCGGAAGAAATGAAAAGAAAATAAAAGAATATATACAAAATCAATTAAAAGAAGATTATTATGCTGAGCAAATAAGTATCAAAGAATACTATGACCCGTTTACGGGCGAGTCAGTAAATAAGAACAAATAA
- a CDS encoding glutaredoxin family protein yields MSDITIYTSNTCVFCKAAKQYFKENNIEYTEKNIDEDKEAVNYLINKGYRGVPVINIDGEDIVGFDKKVIEEKLNK; encoded by the coding sequence ATGAGCGATATCACAATTTATACATCAAACACTTGTGTATTCTGTAAGGCAGCTAAGCAATATTTTAAAGAAAATAATATTGAATACACAGAAAAAAACATCGATGAGGACAAAGAAGCTGTAAACTACCTTATAAACAAGGGCTACAGAGGTGTTCCAGTTATCAATATTGATGGCGAGGACATAGTTGGCTTTGACAAAAAAGTCATAGAAGAAAAACTAAACAAATAA
- the rsmA gene encoding 16S rRNA (adenine(1518)-N(6)/adenine(1519)-N(6))-dimethyltransferase RsmA has translation MKKLYSPKVVKDIIDFYGFRFSKSLGQNFLIDKNFVDKIVEGADVGGKNVIEVGPGIGTISYEMAKIAKKLVLIEIDSALIPILEENMAEFDNVEIIHADILKTDLKEVQEKYFGGEEFVFVSNLPYYITTPIIEKIFEEDIDCTSMTIMVQKEVADRMVATEKDKDYSSLSVFVKYYSDAKKITKVPKSVFMPQPKIDSTVLKLDLREYKKDIDKDKLFALVRAGFEKRRKTIVNSLSAVADKEDIKKALANLGLKENLRAENLSLDDFINISKELENC, from the coding sequence ATGAAAAAACTATATTCACCAAAAGTTGTTAAAGACATAATAGATTTTTATGGATTTAGATTTTCAAAATCCTTGGGGCAAAACTTTTTGATTGATAAAAATTTTGTAGATAAAATCGTAGAAGGAGCTGATGTAGGGGGCAAAAATGTCATTGAAGTAGGCCCAGGCATAGGTACTATTTCCTACGAAATGGCAAAGATTGCCAAAAAATTGGTTCTGATAGAGATTGACTCTGCTTTGATCCCGATTTTAGAAGAAAATATGGCAGAATTTGACAATGTAGAGATCATCCATGCTGATATTTTAAAAACTGACCTAAAAGAGGTCCAAGAAAAATATTTTGGAGGAGAAGAATTCGTCTTTGTGTCAAACCTTCCCTACTATATCACTACTCCTATTATAGAAAAGATTTTCGAGGAGGATATAGACTGCACATCTATGACCATCATGGTCCAAAAAGAGGTGGCAGATAGGATGGTTGCCACAGAAAAGGACAAGGATTATTCGTCACTATCTGTCTTTGTAAAATATTATTCAGATGCAAAAAAAATCACCAAGGTCCCAAAATCTGTTTTTATGCCTCAGCCAAAGATAGATTCTACGGTTTTGAAATTGGATTTGAGGGAGTACAAAAAAGATATAGACAAAGACAAATTATTTGCCTTAGTTAGGGCTGGTTTTGAAAAAAGACGCAAAACCATAGTCAATTCCCTATCGGCTGTAGCAGATAAGGAAGATATAAAAAAAGCCCTTGCAAATTTGGGCCTAAAAGAAAACCTAAGGGCAGAAAATCTATCTTTAGATGATTTTATAAATATAAGCAAAGAATTAGAAAATTGTTAG
- the rnmV gene encoding ribonuclease M5: MIKETIVVEGKDDITNVKRAVDCEMIATNGLAFGSDLIERLKIINDRCGIIILTDPDYAGKKIRARISKHIPDAKHAYIDRKKAIKKGDLGVENAEPDIIIEALKKAKAENIDRKEVFTMADLVKNGLSIGNGAREKREKLGEILGIGYFNSKQLLSKLNSFGISYEEFEKAVNSL, encoded by the coding sequence ATGATAAAAGAGACCATAGTTGTAGAAGGAAAAGATGATATAACAAATGTCAAAAGAGCTGTAGACTGTGAAATGATAGCTACAAATGGCCTAGCCTTTGGGTCTGACCTTATAGAAAGGCTCAAGATTATAAATGACAGGTGCGGGATAATAATTTTGACAGATCCTGACTATGCTGGCAAAAAAATCAGGGCAAGGATCTCAAAACACATACCAGATGCCAAACACGCCTACATAGATAGGAAAAAGGCTATAAAAAAAGGTGACCTAGGGGTAGAAAATGCTGAACCAGATATCATCATAGAAGCTCTAAAAAAAGCCAAGGCAGAAAATATTGATCGCAAGGAAGTATTCACCATGGCAGACCTTGTCAAAAATGGCCTATCTATAGGAAATGGAGCTAGGGAAAAAAGAGAAAAGTTGGGGGAGATCTTGGGGATAGGATATTTTAACTCCAAGCAGCTCTTATCTAAACTCAACTCCTTTGGCATATCCTACGAAGAATTTGAAAAGGCGGTTAACTCTCTATGA
- a CDS encoding TatD family hydrolase: MRLIDSHAHLTSKEFYNDRLFILRDLSNFSIEAVINPGVNLENSRENVRLAKEFKNFFAQVGIHPSDVAEMGENDLAEIEILAKDAVAIGEIGLDYYWTTETKALQKKVFIAQLDMARKLSKPVVVHNREATEDIIDILSNYRDLKVQIHCFSTDEKTLKTFMDWGFYISLGGVVTYNTGLNEKQAAALVPIDRLMLETDSPYLTPEPYRGMRNDPRKIIEVARKIAEIRGMKLSKLAKWTTNNAREFFDL; this comes from the coding sequence ATGAGACTAATAGATTCACACGCCCACCTAACAAGCAAAGAATTTTATAACGACAGGCTCTTTATCCTAAGAGACCTGTCCAATTTCTCTATAGAAGCGGTCATTAATCCTGGAGTAAATCTAGAAAACTCCAGAGAAAATGTGAGACTTGCCAAAGAGTTTAAAAACTTTTTTGCCCAGGTAGGTATCCATCCATCAGATGTGGCAGAAATGGGAGAAAATGACCTCGCTGAGATTGAAATTCTTGCAAAAGATGCAGTGGCAATTGGCGAGATTGGCCTTGATTATTATTGGACAACAGAGACAAAAGCTTTGCAGAAAAAAGTTTTTATAGCCCAACTTGATATGGCAAGGAAGCTTTCTAAACCAGTTGTAGTCCACAACAGGGAGGCAACAGAGGATATAATTGATATTTTGTCAAATTATAGGGACCTAAAAGTCCAAATCCACTGTTTTTCTACTGATGAGAAGACTCTAAAAACTTTTATGGATTGGGGGTTTTATATTTCTCTAGGTGGAGTTGTCACCTACAATACCGGCCTAAATGAAAAACAAGCCGCAGCCCTAGTCCCTATAGATAGGCTTATGCTTGAGACAGATAGCCCATATCTGACCCCAGAACCATACAGGGGGATGAGAAATGACCCTAGAAAAATAATAGAAGTTGCAAGAAAGATTGCAGAAATTAGAGGCATGAAATTATCCAAACTTGCCAAATGGACTACAAATAATGCCAGGGAGTTTTTTGACCTATGA
- the metG gene encoding methionine--tRNA ligase, which translates to MTEKKPYYITTPIYYPNSNLHIGNTYTSIIADVLKRYKNLKGFDAYMVTGTDEHGQKIMQSAHAHGKEPQEFVDKIAAETIKLWEKLDIEYDTFIRSTETQHEKDVVDIFNKLYEKGDIYKGEYKGYYCTPCETFWTEAQLEDGKCPDCGRDVDYQEEESYFFRLSNYTDKLKELFKNHPEFLEPAFRQKEMLNNFIDKGLSDLSVTRNSFDWGVKVPFDENHVVYVWIDALSCYLSAIGYGDDKEKFERYWPGSVHLIGKDIVRFHTIIWPALLMALDLPLPEKVFAHGWILFENDKMSKSKGNIMYPEPLVDLYGVDALKYFMLREFNFGSDGDFSSKKFMERYNSDLVNDLGNLVSRTTSMISKYNGGVIEKGTKAESIDDELIKMAGQTYEDFNRLMDEFKFNEALETIWKLIRRANKYVDETEPWILGRDEANLPRLNRVLYNLAETLRIVAQLIEPSMKNTTRLILEKLGTDNKGFESAKEFGLLEEGARVSKGKNLFDRLDIEEELVKLHDKNNALIQERLADKKEEEPVEENSKPEISYEDFTKLDLVVGKIIEVEEHPNADKLLVLKVDIGDETRTIVSGIKKWYKASELVGKNVIVVKNLAPRKMRGIESQGMLLAADFDEDLTLLTTLADINPGSAVS; encoded by the coding sequence ATGACAGAGAAAAAACCATATTATATAACAACACCTATTTATTATCCAAACTCAAATTTACATATAGGCAATACCTATACATCAATAATAGCTGATGTTTTAAAAAGATATAAAAATTTAAAGGGCTTTGATGCCTACATGGTGACAGGTACTGATGAGCACGGTCAAAAGATCATGCAATCAGCTCACGCTCATGGCAAAGAGCCACAAGAATTTGTAGACAAGATTGCAGCAGAGACAATAAAGCTTTGGGAAAAGCTAGATATAGAATACGATACCTTTATCAGATCGACAGAAACCCAGCACGAAAAAGACGTGGTTGATATTTTCAACAAACTTTATGAAAAAGGTGATATCTACAAGGGCGAATACAAGGGATATTATTGTACACCTTGTGAGACTTTTTGGACTGAGGCCCAACTAGAAGATGGCAAGTGTCCAGACTGTGGCAGGGATGTAGACTACCAAGAAGAAGAATCATATTTCTTTAGACTTTCAAACTATACAGACAAGCTAAAAGAGCTTTTCAAAAACCACCCAGAGTTTTTAGAGCCTGCCTTTAGGCAAAAAGAAATGCTAAATAACTTTATAGACAAGGGTCTATCTGATTTGTCAGTCACTAGAAATTCTTTTGACTGGGGGGTTAAGGTACCATTTGACGAAAACCACGTTGTCTATGTCTGGATAGATGCCCTATCTTGCTACCTATCAGCTATTGGCTATGGGGATGATAAGGAGAAATTTGAAAGATATTGGCCAGGATCAGTGCATTTGATCGGCAAGGATATAGTGAGATTTCATACTATAATTTGGCCAGCACTTTTGATGGCACTTGACCTTCCACTTCCAGAAAAAGTTTTTGCCCACGGTTGGATCTTGTTTGAAAATGACAAGATGAGCAAATCCAAGGGCAATATCATGTATCCAGAGCCACTTGTAGACCTATACGGAGTTGATGCCCTAAAATATTTTATGCTTAGGGAATTTAACTTTGGTTCTGATGGAGATTTTTCTTCAAAGAAATTTATGGAAAGATATAACTCTGACCTTGTAAATGATTTGGGTAACCTTGTATCAAGAACCACATCTATGATTAGCAAATACAATGGTGGAGTCATCGAAAAGGGAACTAAGGCTGAAAGTATAGATGATGAGCTGATAAAAATGGCTGGTCAAACTTACGAAGATTTCAATAGACTCATGGATGAGTTTAAGTTCAATGAGGCTCTAGAAACCATATGGAAGCTTATCCGCAGGGCAAACAAATATGTTGATGAAACAGAACCATGGATTTTGGGTCGTGATGAGGCCAATCTACCAAGACTAAATAGGGTTTTATATAACCTAGCAGAAACTCTTAGAATAGTTGCCCAGCTTATAGAACCAAGTATGAAAAACACTACAAGGCTTATCCTTGAAAAACTTGGTACAGACAACAAGGGCTTTGAGTCTGCCAAAGAATTCGGCCTCCTAGAAGAAGGGGCTAGAGTTTCTAAGGGCAAAAACCTCTTTGATAGGCTTGACATAGAAGAAGAACTTGTCAAACTTCACGACAAAAACAATGCCCTTATCCAAGAAAGACTTGCTGACAAAAAGGAAGAAGAACCAGTAGAAGAAAATTCTAAGCCAGAAATCTCCTACGAAGATTTCACAAAATTAGACCTAGTTGTAGGTAAGATCATAGAAGTAGAAGAGCATCCAAATGCTGATAAGCTCCTAGTTTTAAAGGTTGATATTGGAGATGAAACAAGGACTATAGTTTCTGGTATCAAAAAATGGTACAAGGCAAGTGAGTTAGTAGGCAAAAATGTCATAGTTGTTAAAAACCTTGCTCCAAGAAAAATGCGTGGTATAGAAAGCCAAGGCATGCTTCTAGCAGCTGATTTTGACGAAGACTTGACCCTTTTAACTACTCTTGCTGACATAAATCCAGGAAGCGCAGTTTCTTGA
- a CDS encoding helix-turn-helix domain-containing protein — translation MNTNNYKFGKILKEIRQKNNLTQEELAYRSFINIKTISNMENGKTDIDLDKLEILSEILNTDLVEEYLYLLLNDSEQINNILKNLNSKDRYPGSSQTDEIKLLTKIENTSQRKIIIQKAQKLRLLFQSIEIKDDTNKKKSLIVDALNVGRDFDFNDLAANTYDIIDYRLLMNYAIYIKNKAERLSVFKFIENSRVASDNLNSILYHNMANTYYSSNKSYLALYYINKSIRTNNKNPLSPIMLYQKSIILYDLSFDYKKYVKLTLERSKNMDENLYHLLLGKYEAKARDDEDFIIAYP, via the coding sequence ATGAATACAAATAATTATAAATTCGGAAAAATTTTAAAAGAGATAAGACAAAAAAATAATTTAACACAAGAAGAACTCGCCTATCGTTCATTTATAAATATCAAAACCATATCAAATATGGAAAACGGAAAGACCGATATAGACTTGGACAAACTAGAGATCCTATCGGAAATATTAAATACTGATCTTGTAGAAGAATATCTTTACCTCTTGCTAAATGATTCTGAGCAAATTAATAATATTTTAAAAAATCTCAACTCAAAAGACAGGTATCCTGGTTCTAGTCAGACAGACGAAATCAAACTTTTAACAAAAATTGAAAATACATCCCAAAGAAAAATCATAATACAAAAGGCACAAAAATTAAGATTATTATTTCAAAGTATAGAAATTAAAGATGATACAAATAAGAAAAAATCCTTAATAGTTGATGCTTTGAATGTTGGAAGGGACTTTGACTTTAATGACCTTGCTGCAAACACCTATGACATCATTGATTATAGACTGCTTATGAATTATGCCATATATATCAAAAATAAAGCAGAAAGGCTAAGTGTTTTTAAATTTATCGAAAATTCTAGGGTAGCTAGCGACAATTTAAACTCAATTTTATACCACAATATGGCTAATACCTATTATAGCTCTAACAAATCCTACTTGGCCCTATATTACATAAATAAATCAATTAGAACAAATAATAAAAATCCTCTTTCCCCAATTATGCTTTACCAAAAATCTATTATTTTATATGACCTTAGTTTTGATTATAAAAAATATGTAAAACTAACACTAGAAAGATCTAAAAATATGGATGAAAACTTATATCATCTTCTTTTAGGTAAGTATGAGGCAAAAGCACGAGATGATGAGGATTTTATTATTGCATATCCATAA
- the tyrS gene encoding tyrosine--tRNA ligase — MKFTYEKEYDNIFDELVDRGYYEQSTNEEELKKILANESVKFYCGFDATADSLTVGHLIQIMVMMRMQNYGHRPVALLGGGTTLIGDPSGRSDMRQVMTEERIDHNAECFYKQFQRFLDFSDKGGATMLNNKDWLLKLNFVEFLRDVGSEFLVNEMIKKDAYKNRMAAGGLTFFEFSYMLLQSYDFLKMYREDGVTLEMGGSDQWSNIIGGVDLIKKHEDGQAYGMTFSLLTTADGVKMGKSQKGAVWLDEEKTSPYEMFQYMRNVDDRDVEKFLLQLTFLPTSECKNLGSATDAADINKAKETLAYEVVKLVHGKEKADEALSAARALFSGKGDESAMPTTQIAKSDLPKGLLALMTEVGLTKSNGEARRTIQQGGVSINDTKVTDPSIEVTEDLFEDGRIIIKKGKKNFHKVELA; from the coding sequence ATGAAATTTACTTACGAAAAAGAATACGATAATATTTTTGATGAGCTTGTAGACCGTGGCTACTATGAGCAGTCTACAAACGAAGAAGAACTAAAGAAAATTTTGGCCAATGAATCTGTCAAATTCTACTGTGGTTTTGACGCTACAGCAGATTCTCTCACAGTTGGTCACCTTATCCAGATCATGGTTATGATGCGTATGCAAAACTACGGCCACAGGCCAGTTGCTCTTCTTGGTGGTGGTACAACCCTAATTGGAGACCCATCTGGTAGGTCTGATATGCGTCAAGTCATGACAGAAGAAAGAATCGACCACAACGCAGAGTGTTTCTACAAACAATTCCAAAGATTTCTAGACTTTTCTGATAAGGGTGGAGCTACTATGCTAAATAACAAGGACTGGCTCCTAAAGCTAAACTTTGTTGAGTTTCTAAGAGATGTTGGTAGTGAGTTTTTGGTAAATGAAATGATCAAAAAAGATGCCTACAAAAATAGGATGGCAGCTGGCGGTCTTACATTTTTTGAATTCTCCTACATGCTTTTACAATCATACGACTTTTTAAAAATGTACAGAGAAGATGGCGTAACCCTTGAAATGGGCGGTTCTGACCAATGGTCAAACATCATCGGTGGTGTTGATCTGATCAAAAAACACGAAGACGGCCAAGCCTACGGTATGACCTTTTCCCTTTTGACTACAGCAGATGGAGTTAAAATGGGCAAATCCCAAAAGGGTGCTGTTTGGTTAGATGAAGAAAAAACAAGTCCATACGAGATGTTCCAATACATGAGAAATGTCGATGACAGGGATGTGGAGAAATTCCTCCTACAACTTACATTCTTGCCAACTAGCGAATGCAAGAACCTAGGATCTGCAACAGATGCGGCAGATATCAACAAGGCAAAAGAAACCCTAGCCTACGAAGTAGTAAAACTAGTCCACGGCAAAGAAAAGGCTGACGAAGCCCTATCAGCTGCAAGAGCACTTTTCTCAGGCAAGGGTGACGAATCAGCAATGCCTACAACACAAATTGCAAAATCTGATTTGCCAAAAGGCCTACTTGCCCTAATGACAGAAGTTGGCCTTACAAAATCAAACGGTGAAGCAAGAAGAACCATCCAACAAGGTGGTGTATCAATAAATGATACAAAAGTCACCGACCCAAGCATAGAAGTCACCGAAGACCTATTCGAAGATGGCAGAATTATAATCAAAAAAGGCAAGAAAAACTTCCACAAGGTGGAACTAGCCTAA
- a CDS encoding ABC transporter permease → MLKLELKKIKFTNILLVSLIIPLLANAFGLINYMGNRETLAHEWQSLWTQVSLFYFSFFYIPLIAIVIASLWATEHRAGLKFIRLSPKKNMAFVGAKLILSFIIICLCQIYFLVLFYLGGKYIGGFSAIDFSIYFYYIGLSILLALPIIGIFGALSIRIRSFGIIVLLSTIFTMFGFASAFRSLKIVGLSFLAIEANNLRFINPHDLVLLFIFALGELIIFLFLSNKFLKYENK, encoded by the coding sequence ATGTTAAAATTAGAATTAAAAAAAATAAAGTTTACAAATATCTTGTTGGTAAGTCTAATAATTCCCTTACTAGCTAACGCCTTTGGCCTTATAAACTATATGGGAAATAGGGAAACATTGGCCCATGAATGGCAATCTTTGTGGACCCAGGTGAGCTTGTTTTACTTTTCATTTTTCTACATTCCCTTAATTGCAATCGTAATAGCAAGCCTTTGGGCGACAGAACACAGGGCAGGCCTAAAATTTATTAGACTTAGCCCAAAGAAAAATATGGCTTTTGTGGGAGCAAAGTTGATTTTATCCTTTATTATAATTTGCCTTTGCCAAATATATTTTTTGGTTCTTTTCTACCTGGGAGGAAAATATATAGGAGGATTTTCGGCCATTGATTTTTCTATATATTTTTACTATATAGGTCTTAGCATCTTGCTTGCTCTTCCAATAATTGGGATTTTTGGAGCCCTTTCCATAAGGATAAGGTCTTTTGGGATCATAGTTCTCTTATCTACAATCTTTACAATGTTTGGTTTTGCGAGCGCTTTTAGGTCTCTAAAAATTGTAGGTCTAAGTTTTTTGGCAATAGAGGCTAATAATTTAAGGTTTATAAACCCACATGATTTGGTCTTATTATTTATTTTTGCCCTGGGAGAATTAATAATATTCTTATTTCTTTCAAATAAGTTTTTAAAATATGAAAATAAATGA